From Chryseobacterium sp. H1D6B, a single genomic window includes:
- a CDS encoding Crp/Fnr family transcriptional regulator, which produces MIIDKKTLLSAGAAIKTYIPSEIIFNEGDLANHYFQIISGRVKLNNYNDQGKEIIQALLEDGNSVGESMLFINKPYPINAVAITDCKILRLSKNSFIELLKRHPELCFNINKYLSQKLYFKLIMAKNIFLENPKIRLQTLLDYLKSLQEYHEPFSFQVPLTRQQIANLTGLRVETVIRALKKMEKENILQIENRKIFY; this is translated from the coding sequence ATGATAATCGATAAAAAGACGTTGCTTTCCGCAGGGGCAGCTATTAAAACATACATTCCCTCGGAAATTATTTTTAATGAAGGAGATCTGGCCAATCATTATTTTCAAATTATCAGCGGCCGGGTTAAGCTCAATAACTACAATGATCAAGGTAAGGAAATTATTCAAGCTCTGCTGGAAGACGGCAACAGCGTTGGAGAATCCATGCTTTTCATCAATAAACCTTACCCTATAAATGCGGTGGCTATTACTGATTGTAAGATTTTAAGACTTTCTAAAAACTCATTTATTGAGCTCTTAAAACGGCATCCTGAGTTATGTTTCAACATTAATAAATATCTTTCTCAAAAACTTTATTTTAAGCTTATCATGGCAAAAAATATTTTTTTAGAAAATCCCAAAATAAGACTTCAGACTTTGCTGGATTATCTTAAAAGTCTTCAGGAATACCATGAACCTTTTTCTTTTCAGGTTCCGCTTACACGTCAGCAGATAGCAAATCTAACGGGTCTTCGTGTAGAAACCGTTATCAGAGCATTAAAAAAAATGGAGAAAGAAAATATACTGCAGATCGAAAATCGTAAAATTTTTTATTAA
- a CDS encoding Crp/Fnr family transcriptional regulator: MKIEENILLSSGADIKSYNPKEFIFREEDSPHCYFQIASGTVKINHYNEDGGEFIHNILGEKQSLGDSMLFLDKKYPMNAVALTPCTVFCLPKKTFLNLLDQYPDISKQMNSCLSHHLYFKTLMIQNMASNNPAVRIKGLIDYLKSFHDCDDQFSFQIKLTRQHIADLTGLRVETVIRTLKKMEKENILKIENRHIFY; encoded by the coding sequence ATGAAAATAGAAGAAAATATCCTTCTATCATCTGGTGCCGATATTAAAAGCTACAATCCTAAAGAATTTATTTTCCGTGAAGAAGATTCACCCCACTGTTATTTCCAGATAGCATCAGGTACTGTAAAAATTAACCATTACAATGAAGACGGCGGTGAATTCATCCATAATATACTGGGCGAAAAGCAGAGTTTAGGAGATTCTATGCTTTTTCTAGATAAGAAATACCCTATGAATGCTGTAGCTTTAACACCATGTACGGTGTTCTGCCTGCCTAAAAAGACTTTTTTAAATCTGCTGGATCAATATCCTGACATTTCTAAACAGATGAATTCCTGCTTGTCCCATCATCTGTATTTCAAAACTTTAATGATACAGAATATGGCTTCAAATAATCCAGCTGTAAGAATAAAAGGATTGATTGACTATCTTAAAAGCTTTCATGACTGTGATGACCAGTTTTCATTTCAGATTAAATTGACCAGACAGCATATTGCAGACCTCACAGGGCTCCGGGTAGAAACTGTAATTAGAACGCTAAAAAAGATGGAAAAAGAAAATATATTAAAAATTGAGAATAGGCATATTTTTTATTAG
- a CDS encoding YetF domain-containing protein has product MKILSMLSMCATSFSWKELWLGNEDWSFLLEIIFRTVIMFFTIIIGLRALGKRGIKQLSIFELVVIIGLGSAAGDPMFNKDVGIISSIIVFIVIIILYSIITFLIGRYKKFENLVEGKPICLIEDGTFAIDNFKKEDLGSDEFFSELRLKSVSQLGQIETAIAETSGEISIFFYEEKEVKYGLPIMPHSLDNPIKYIHTEGYYACTFCGYTEPKSIGNAGTCKKCTKENWVEASNKKRIT; this is encoded by the coding sequence ATGAAAATACTTTCTATGTTATCAATGTGTGCTACAAGTTTTAGCTGGAAAGAATTATGGTTAGGAAATGAAGACTGGTCATTTCTTTTAGAAATTATTTTCCGTACTGTTATTATGTTTTTTACCATCATTATAGGTTTGCGTGCTTTAGGTAAGCGGGGTATCAAACAGCTTTCTATTTTCGAATTAGTCGTTATTATCGGTCTAGGTTCGGCCGCAGGAGACCCGATGTTCAATAAAGATGTTGGTATTATATCTTCCATCATCGTATTTATAGTCATTATTATCTTATACAGTATTATTACTTTTCTTATCGGCAGATATAAAAAATTTGAAAATTTAGTAGAAGGAAAACCTATTTGTTTAATAGAAGATGGGACGTTTGCCATTGATAATTTTAAGAAAGAAGATCTGGGATCCGATGAATTTTTCTCAGAATTAAGATTAAAAAGTGTTTCACAGCTCGGCCAGATAGAAACAGCAATAGCCGAAACCTCGGGAGAGATCAGCATCTTTTTTTATGAGGAAAAAGAAGTGAAATACGGACTTCCGATCATGCCTCATTCTTTAGATAATCCAATAAAATATATCCATACAGAAGGATATTATGCATGTACTTTCTGTGGATATACCGAGCCTAAATCTATTGGAAATGCTGGTACATGTAAAAAATGTACTAAAGAAAACTGGGTAGAGGCAAGCAATAAAAAAAGAATCACCTAA
- a CDS encoding catalase has protein sequence MKNNKSQPNEKIDQLQGHTTDNNEQKLTTNQGLKINNNQDSLKSEERGPSLLEDFILREKITHFDHERIPERIVHARGSGAHGVFKMTKSLEKYTKAKFLQEVGKETPVFVRFSTVAGSAGSTDLARDVRGFAIKFYTEEGNYDLVGNNIPVFFIQDAMKFPDLIHAVKPEPDNAIPQAASAHDTFWDFISLMPESMHMIMWAMSDRAIPRSYRMMEGFGVHTFKFINCEGTVHFVKFHFKPKLGVHSVAWDEATKISGKDSDFHRRDLWEAIENGAFPEWEFGVQLIPEEDEHKFDFDLLDPTKLIPEEEVPVEIVGTLTLNRNPDNFFAETEQIAFHPGHLVPGIDFTNDPLLQGRLFSYTDTQLSRLGSPNFHEIPINRSINTVHNNQRDGHMRQQIVKGKVSYEPNSIGGGCPFQAMMKDGGFTSNNERIDGQKIRARSKSFVDHYSQAKLFYNSQSAPEKQHLQNALIFELSKVGIPAIRERVVGQLAFINKELAAAVAKKVGVNVTKLKQPNGSIPADADPKTLQSPEKEPSTKSSEALSMANTVKDKIESRVIGFIMENGVKAADVKALQSKLESKGAVVQIIAGSLAPVTADDGTVFEPKHSLTNTASVCFDALYICSGKKSAQNLMNEDNLPGTLLFVNEAYKHCKAVYFGKETNAVYEASNIKNKKHTDPGIITSENKNGDAAFIKAVAGHRVWELEKERNNPV, from the coding sequence ATGAAAAATAACAAATCACAGCCTAACGAGAAAATCGATCAGCTTCAGGGTCATACTACAGATAATAATGAACAAAAGCTTACTACCAATCAAGGATTAAAAATAAACAACAACCAGGATTCTCTAAAATCTGAGGAAAGAGGTCCCAGCTTATTAGAAGACTTCATTCTTAGAGAAAAAATAACGCATTTCGACCACGAAAGAATTCCTGAAAGAATTGTCCACGCCCGCGGCTCTGGAGCCCACGGAGTTTTTAAAATGACAAAAAGCCTTGAAAAATACACAAAAGCGAAATTTTTACAGGAAGTGGGAAAAGAAACTCCCGTATTCGTAAGATTCTCTACAGTGGCGGGAAGTGCAGGAAGTACAGATTTAGCACGTGATGTGAGAGGTTTTGCTATCAAATTCTATACTGAAGAAGGGAATTATGATCTGGTAGGAAATAATATTCCTGTATTTTTCATTCAGGATGCAATGAAGTTCCCAGATCTGATCCACGCTGTAAAACCAGAACCTGATAATGCTATTCCGCAGGCTGCTTCGGCGCATGATACATTTTGGGATTTTATTTCTTTAATGCCGGAAAGTATGCATATGATCATGTGGGCGATGAGTGACAGAGCAATCCCGAGAAGTTATAGAATGATGGAAGGATTTGGAGTGCATACTTTTAAATTCATCAACTGTGAAGGCACTGTACATTTTGTTAAATTCCATTTTAAACCAAAACTAGGCGTTCATTCTGTCGCTTGGGATGAAGCCACAAAAATATCGGGAAAAGATTCAGATTTCCACCGCAGGGATCTTTGGGAAGCTATTGAAAACGGAGCTTTTCCGGAATGGGAATTCGGCGTACAGCTGATTCCAGAAGAAGATGAACATAAATTCGATTTCGATCTATTAGATCCTACCAAATTAATTCCTGAAGAGGAAGTTCCCGTGGAAATAGTAGGAACTTTAACCCTTAACAGAAACCCTGACAATTTTTTTGCTGAAACTGAGCAGATCGCATTCCATCCGGGACATCTGGTTCCTGGGATTGATTTCACCAATGACCCGTTACTTCAGGGAAGATTATTTTCTTATACCGATACACAGCTTTCAAGATTAGGATCGCCTAATTTCCATGAAATACCTATTAACAGATCAATCAATACCGTTCACAATAATCAGCGTGACGGACATATGCGCCAGCAGATCGTGAAAGGAAAAGTAAGCTATGAACCCAATTCTATTGGCGGAGGATGCCCTTTCCAAGCGATGATGAAAGACGGCGGCTTCACCTCAAACAATGAAAGAATAGACGGACAGAAGATCCGTGCAAGAAGCAAAAGTTTTGTAGATCATTATTCTCAGGCTAAATTATTCTACAACAGCCAGTCCGCACCAGAAAAACAGCATCTTCAAAATGCTCTGATCTTTGAACTTTCTAAGGTAGGAATTCCTGCGATCCGAGAAAGAGTAGTGGGGCAGCTTGCATTTATTAATAAAGAACTGGCGGCGGCAGTAGCTAAAAAAGTAGGAGTGAATGTTACAAAACTAAAACAACCCAATGGAAGCATTCCAGCAGATGCAGACCCAAAAACCCTTCAGAGTCCGGAAAAAGAACCTTCTACAAAAAGTTCTGAAGCATTAAGTATGGCCAATACCGTTAAAGATAAAATTGAAAGCCGGGTGATAGGGTTTATCATGGAAAACGGCGTAAAAGCAGCTGATGTTAAAGCTTTGCAGTCTAAATTGGAAAGCAAAGGCGCAGTTGTACAGATCATTGCCGGAAGTCTTGCTCCTGTAACCGCTGACGATGGAACTGTTTTTGAACCCAAACATTCATTAACCAATACAGCAAGCGTATGTTTTGATGCGCTGTATATCTGCAGCGGAAAAAAATCTGCACAAAATTTAATGAATGAAGACAACCTGCCCGGAACTTTATTATTCGTTAATGAAGCTTATAAACACTGCAAAGCGGTCTATTTCGGAAAAGAAACCAACGCAGTTTATGAAGCGAGCAATATTAAAAATAAAAAACATACCGATCCCGGAATTATTACCTCTGAAAATAAAAACGGAGATGCTGCATTTATTAAAGCTGTTGCCGGCCACAGGGTATGGGAATTAGAAAAGGAAAGAAATAATCCAGTTTAA
- a CDS encoding nicotinamide-nucleotide amidohydrolase family protein, translating into MELQQNLLNYISRALLSINETVSVAESVTSGFLQFSFSQMQHASLFYKGGVTAYTLAEKTKILNIDTQEAEECNCVSQSIADKMALNVAKLFSTDWSIAVTGYAAPIRESGNHIFSFFSISYKNEIILSKKIELHHKTPAVNAQLYYTEFILGCFKSELNQMLILQ; encoded by the coding sequence ATGGAACTTCAACAGAATTTATTAAATTATATCAGCAGAGCATTATTGAGTATTAACGAAACGGTCTCTGTTGCTGAAAGCGTAACATCAGGTTTTCTGCAGTTTTCTTTTTCACAGATGCAGCATGCTTCTTTGTTTTATAAAGGCGGAGTAACCGCTTATACATTGGCGGAAAAAACAAAAATTTTAAATATTGACACACAAGAAGCAGAAGAATGCAATTGCGTATCACAGAGTATCGCTGATAAAATGGCGCTGAACGTTGCGAAATTATTTTCCACAGACTGGTCCATTGCTGTTACCGGCTATGCAGCCCCAATCCGGGAATCCGGGAATCATATTTTTTCATTTTTTTCCATCAGCTATAAAAATGAGATCATCCTTTCAAAGAAAATAGAACTGCATCATAAAACACCGGCGGTGAATGCACAGCTGTACTATACAGAATTTATATTGGGATGTTTTAAAAGCGAGCTTAATCAGATGCTCATCCTGCAGTAA
- a CDS encoding DUF6766 family protein, which produces MAVSKDSFLYKNGLSIVVVSLFIIFLFCQFITGWHVKNEELAEHKIPPLSLYRYFLSPHFMQATFENWESEFLQMGMYVLLTVILRQKGSAESKPINEQEDVDKDPVPHKKAPWPVKKGGFILSVYKHSLSISLGILFLLSFTFHFIGSLNNYNEEQIQKSLSVVSWKEYMIDSQFWFESFQNWQSEFLAVASLVILSIWFREKGSPQSKPVDASHDEN; this is translated from the coding sequence ATGGCAGTTTCTAAAGATAGTTTTTTATATAAGAATGGACTGAGCATTGTAGTGGTAAGCTTATTTATTATATTTCTTTTCTGCCAGTTTATTACCGGATGGCATGTGAAAAATGAAGAGCTGGCCGAACATAAAATACCGCCGTTATCATTGTACCGCTATTTCTTGAGTCCTCATTTTATGCAGGCTACATTTGAGAATTGGGAAAGTGAGTTTCTGCAGATGGGAATGTATGTGCTCTTAACTGTTATTTTAAGACAGAAAGGATCAGCCGAATCTAAGCCTATAAATGAACAAGAAGATGTTGACAAAGATCCTGTTCCTCATAAAAAGGCGCCCTGGCCGGTGAAAAAAGGCGGTTTTATTTTATCCGTCTATAAACATTCACTTTCTATCTCATTAGGCATTTTATTTTTATTGAGTTTTACTTTTCATTTTATCGGAAGCCTGAATAATTACAATGAAGAACAGATCCAGAAAAGCTTATCCGTTGTTAGCTGGAAAGAATACATGATTGATTCCCAATTTTGGTTTGAATCTTTTCAGAACTGGCAGAGCGAATTTTTAGCAGTGGCTTCTTTGGTTATTCTTTCGATCTGGTTTCGGGAAAAAGGCTCTCCGCAGTCTAAGCCGGTAGATGCTTCCCATGATGAAAATTAA
- a CDS encoding low affinity iron permease family protein translates to MEKKFFDKFADKAVCFTGSAGAFIAATVLVVIWAATGPVFKFSETWQMVINTGTTIVTFLMVFLIQKAQNKDSKAIQIKLNELIATQDKASNRIVDIEDLTESELDELHTFYEKLGKLPKEHAGPCESRSIDEKPPVNHRYK, encoded by the coding sequence ATGGAAAAGAAATTTTTTGACAAATTTGCTGATAAAGCGGTTTGTTTTACGGGAAGTGCAGGGGCTTTTATTGCGGCAACTGTACTTGTGGTCATTTGGGCAGCAACAGGGCCTGTTTTTAAGTTTTCAGAAACCTGGCAGATGGTTATCAATACCGGAACTACCATTGTTACTTTTTTAATGGTATTTCTCATTCAGAAAGCACAGAATAAAGATTCAAAAGCTATCCAGATAAAATTAAATGAATTAATTGCCACCCAAGACAAAGCAAGCAACAGAATCGTAGATATAGAGGACCTTACAGAGTCTGAACTTGATGAACTCCATACATTCTACGAGAAATTAGGAAAATTACCAAAAGAACATGCCGGACCCTGTGAATCCCGCTCAATAGATGAAAAGCCACCAGTCAATCACCGGTACAAATAA
- a CDS encoding lycopene cyclase domain-containing protein, with product MHHYTYLLINFFTVIICFLFSFHPKIKFNKHFKPFLLASSLVAVVFIGWDIGFTKNGVWWFNDQYLLGIRLFGLPVEELLFFICIPFSCVFTYYCLDKFFKLDWKPLPEKIFVIVSIIAAFCMAFWYSHLIYTFITFLTTALSLFILYFILKVRWIGKASLIYLLLMPGFIAVNGILTGTGLESPIVNYAPGKFLGIRILTIPIEDIFYGYEMILWNLYLFLKFKKESDGDSVNG from the coding sequence ATGCATCATTACACCTATCTCCTGATCAACTTTTTTACGGTTATCATCTGCTTTTTATTTTCATTTCATCCGAAGATAAAATTCAATAAACATTTTAAACCATTTCTGCTTGCTTCTTCATTGGTGGCAGTGGTTTTTATTGGCTGGGATATAGGGTTTACAAAAAACGGAGTCTGGTGGTTTAATGATCAATACCTGCTGGGAATACGGCTTTTCGGACTTCCCGTTGAAGAACTTTTATTTTTTATCTGCATTCCGTTCTCTTGTGTCTTTACTTATTATTGTTTAGATAAATTTTTCAAATTAGACTGGAAGCCTCTTCCTGAAAAAATATTTGTTATCGTGTCCATTATTGCTGCTTTTTGTATGGCATTCTGGTACAGCCATCTTATTTATACTTTCATTACTTTTCTTACGACAGCGCTGAGTTTATTTATTTTATATTTTATTTTAAAAGTTAGATGGATCGGCAAAGCATCTCTTATTTATCTTTTACTGATGCCTGGTTTTATTGCTGTAAACGGAATATTGACGGGCACAGGATTAGAATCCCCTATCGTTAATTATGCACCGGGAAAATTTTTGGGAATACGAATACTCACAATTCCTATTGAAGATATTTTTTATGGATATGAAATGATCCTCTGGAATCTCTATTTATTTTTAAAATTTAAAAAAGAGTCTGATGGTGATTCAGTTAACGGATAA
- a CDS encoding sterol desaturase family protein: MNFLTVLITFFVMEGITWCVHKYIMHGFLWTLHRDHHDHSNESHMERNDYFFAIFAVPTIALMYYGTIHNFNVYFYISIGITIYGMAYFFVHDIFIHQRFKFLRDTQNPYLLAIRRAHKQHHKHTGKEEGECFGFLWVPVKYFKMYFNKKKA, translated from the coding sequence ATGAATTTTCTTACGGTTTTAATTACTTTTTTTGTCATGGAAGGAATCACCTGGTGTGTTCATAAATATATTATGCACGGCTTTTTGTGGACCCTCCACCGTGATCATCATGACCACAGCAATGAAAGCCATATGGAACGTAACGATTATTTCTTTGCGATTTTTGCGGTTCCTACGATTGCACTGATGTATTATGGAACTATCCATAACTTTAATGTTTATTTTTACATTTCTATAGGCATTACGATCTATGGAATGGCGTACTTTTTTGTTCATGACATCTTTATCCATCAGCGGTTTAAATTTCTTAGAGATACCCAGAATCCTTATCTGCTGGCGATAAGACGTGCCCACAAACAGCATCATAAGCATACTGGAAAAGAAGAAGGAGAATGTTTTGGATTTTTATGGGTTCCTGTAAAATATTTTAAAATGTATTTTAATAAAAAGAAGGCCTAA
- a CDS encoding SRPBCC family protein yields MIHQLKREQQLYCDIETAWKFFSSANNLSEITPKDMNFIVLTKLEDDEIYKGMIIDYYVSPLLGIKMKWQTEIKQVSFQKNFTDFQNKGPYKLWNHFHEFIPNEKGVLMKDTIDYELPLGFLGEIAHTLFVKKKLEHIFRYRNEILEKMFNQKK; encoded by the coding sequence ATGATACATCAGCTTAAACGTGAGCAGCAGTTATATTGTGATATAGAGACCGCCTGGAAATTTTTTTCTTCAGCAAATAATCTTTCTGAGATCACGCCGAAAGACATGAATTTTATTGTTCTTACAAAATTGGAGGACGATGAGATCTACAAAGGAATGATCATCGATTATTACGTCTCTCCCCTGCTTGGAATTAAAATGAAATGGCAGACTGAGATCAAACAGGTTTCTTTTCAAAAGAACTTTACGGATTTTCAGAATAAAGGACCCTATAAATTATGGAACCATTTTCATGAATTTATTCCGAATGAAAAAGGAGTATTGATGAAAGATACAATAGATTATGAGCTTCCTCTGGGATTTTTAGGAGAAATTGCCCATACTCTTTTTGTAAAAAAGAAACTTGAACATATTTTCAGGTACCGGAATGAAATATTGGAGAAAATGTTTAACCAGAAAAAATAA
- a CDS encoding phytoene/squalene synthase family protein, with protein MKKLFDDLSYKISKQTTKQYSTSFSLGILALSPKIRNAIYAVYGYVRLADEIVDSFHGYDRTALLARFREQTHQALEEKISLNPILQSFQETIHQYHIDQQLITQFLNSMEMDLQKIDYNSDLYKEYILGSAEVVGLMCLQIFVDGNKEQYKRLKPSAMKLGSAFQKVNFLRDMKDDYLILGRTYFPNVDISYFNNTVKEEIENEIYEEFKEALEGIKRLPNSSRFGVYLAYRYYISLFNKIKRTPAKKIINQRIRISNGRKFSLMMSSYVQYKISYL; from the coding sequence ATGAAAAAATTATTTGACGATCTTTCTTACAAAATAAGTAAACAGACCACCAAACAGTACAGCACCAGTTTTTCATTAGGTATTCTGGCTTTGTCGCCCAAGATCAGAAATGCTATCTATGCGGTCTATGGATATGTACGTCTTGCAGATGAAATTGTAGACAGTTTTCATGGGTATGACAGGACTGCACTGCTGGCACGTTTTCGGGAACAGACTCACCAGGCACTGGAAGAAAAAATATCCTTAAATCCGATTCTGCAGTCATTTCAGGAGACGATCCACCAGTATCATATCGATCAGCAGCTGATCACTCAGTTTTTAAACAGTATGGAAATGGATCTCCAGAAAATAGATTATAATTCAGATCTGTATAAAGAATATATTTTGGGATCTGCAGAAGTGGTCGGGCTGATGTGTCTGCAGATTTTTGTAGACGGAAATAAAGAACAGTATAAAAGGTTAAAACCTTCTGCTATGAAGCTGGGTTCAGCTTTCCAAAAAGTAAATTTTCTGAGGGATATGAAAGACGATTATCTGATCTTGGGACGTACTTATTTTCCTAATGTTGATATCTCTTATTTTAATAATACGGTTAAAGAAGAGATTGAAAATGAAATTTATGAAGAGTTCAAGGAAGCGCTTGAAGGAATAAAAAGGCTGCCGAATTCCTCGAGATTCGGAGTATATTTAGCGTATAGATATTATATTTCTTTATTTAATAAAATCAAAAGAACGCCTGCCAAAAAGATCATTAACCAGAGAATACGGATTTCTAACGGTAGAAAGTTTTCTTTAATGATGAGCAGTTATGTACAGTATAAAATATCTTATCTGTAA